ATACAAATAAAGAACGTTGTTTCAATGGCAAGAATACAAGAATTGCCCGACGCGAACGCAGCGGAATCAGTAGCAAGATTACCCGGAGTATCATTGATAAGAGAAGGCGGAGAAGGCTCTAAGGTTGTAATCAGAGGATTGTCGCCCCAATATAATCAGGTAACAATAGACGGAGTTGAATTGCCGGGCAACGTTGTTTCAAATGATCCGGGAGAGCAAACAACACTAATAGGAGACAGAGCGACAAATTTGAGCATGATATCATCCAGTATGCTTGGGGGAATTGAAGTAATAAAAGCGATAACTCCAGATATGGATGCTGCTGTATTAGGTGGCGTTGTAAATTTTGGATTAAGAAAAGCAATCAAAGATGAAAGTGGAAATCCTACATTCGGATTAACAACACAAGGAAGTTATAACGGATTAAAAGAGACATATAATGATTATATGCTGGTTGGCTCCTATGAACAAAGATTTTTCGATCAGAGCTTCGGAGTATTTTTACAGGGATCTACAGAAAGAAGAAACAGAAGCTCAAACAGCTTAGGTGCCGGATATGTATTGGAAGATAAGACACATGGAGACGCGGGCATACCTAACATTAATTCAGTAAATTTAACCGATGCATTCAGTGAGAAGGAACGACAAGGTGCGACTTTGGTTTTGGATTTTGCACATGAAAACGGCGAAATAGGAATGATGAACTTTTTCAGCAGAAGTGTAACACAGACTGATTATAGAAATCAATCTTTAAACTTAACAGGCGACGATATTTTCTATTCGGCATCAGATGTAAATAATGACTTGAATGTAATTACAAACTTGCTAAGTATTAAACAAGAAATACCCATATTCCACGTTGATTTGAAGTTTGCACATACCTATTCTGAAAGTCAAAACCCAGGTGACCTTAACTTCCTCTTTTGGCAAGATGTTGGTGGATTAGCCGGTCTTGGCAATTTGACCAAGTTACATCCAAAAGAATTATCGAAACTGCCGAATTATAATTCTTCATTGTCGAGACTAAATACAATTTCAACAACTGAAAACTTTTCACGTGACAGAGTACTTTCTGCATCGATGGATTTTCAAACCGAGTTTGTGCTTTCTGATTACTTAACCGCAAAAGTTAAATTCGGCGGAACTTATTTACATAGAAATAGATCTTTTGATATTAATACCGGTCATGCCGGAAATATTTTCCTTGGCGGAGGTAACACAGTTGCAAACATTTTAAAGTATTACCCTGATATGGAGATGAACGGAAGCAGTGTTACGGTAACAAACTTTATCGATAAATCTTATTCATTTGATAATTTCTTGGGCGGTGAATATCCAATTCATTATCCGATTGATATAGATTTTATGAAACAAATTTTGAAAATTGTTAAAACAAATAGTCCGGACGGAGAATCATATAAGGAAAATGAAAGTGTTTCAAAAATTCATGATTATCACGGTACTGAAGAAAAAAGTGCGGCATACATAATGGCAACATTTAATATTGGTGAAAATCTTACTGTTCTCCCGGGTGTACGTTACCAAGACCTTACAACTCATTATTTTGCATATAGAGGAAAACAAGTTCCCGGTGGATATCAATACTCTGATACTACTATAAATAGACCAAATGGCTATTTACTTCCGGCATTGCATTTAAGATATAAACCTATAGCTTGGCTTCAATTGCACTTTGCTTATACAAATACTTTAAATTACGCAGATTTTAATACTATTGTACCTAAGTACAATATTGGAACTGGAAGTATTTCTTACAATAATTTTAGGTTGAAACCGGCGACATCAGAAAATTATGATTTAGTTTTATCTGTTTATAATAATGAAATTGGCTTATTTACAATTGATGGATTTAAGAAAAAAATCAAAAATCTAATTTTTGCTTCCAATATGTACTTAACTGATTTAAGCGCATATCCTGATCTTCCCCAAGAAGGGAATAGATTGTTCGCATTCAGTACATTTGTTAACAATCCCATACCAATTGATTTATGGGGAATTGAAACCGACTGGCAAACACATTTTTGGTATTTACCGGAACCGTTTTCCAATATCGTTTTCAATATTAACTATACACATATTTTCTCTGAAGCGAGTTATCCGAGAAGTGTGTTAAATAATGAATACAATGAAAATGGGGAGTTGGTTTCAACCGTTATTGATACATTTTATACAACGAGATTATTAAACCAGCCCAATGATATTTTAAACTTTTCTCTCGGATATGATTATGGCGGTTTCTCGGGAAGAATTTCGTTGCTATACCAAAACAATATATTTAAACGTCCGGCATTTTGGATGCAGGAAAGAATTATTTCCGATGCATATTATAGATGGGATTTATCTTTAAAACAAGAACTACCGTGGTATGGAATACAAGTTTATCTAAATCTTAATAACTTTACCAGTCGGGATGATATTGATATAAACCTTAAGAATAAATATCCCGTATCTGAAGATAGTTATGGTATGACTGGAGATTTGGGATTTAGAATAACACTTTAATTTTTTATTAGAAAAAATGGAAAAAAATTAACGTTGAATTTCAATTTATTTTTATAAAATTTTCATTAAATGATTAAAATAAAATTATTATTGAAAATTGTATTGGAGAAATTAAGGAAATTATTTATTTTGACATTACAAAAACTTACACGAGTAAGTAAAATCCTTTATACTATTAACATTTTAGATTAACCTATTATACGAGGTAAATATGTTTGGTAAAAATCAAGCATTTTATTTAATGGTTATATTTTTATTAATAATCACTGTATCAAATAATTTTTCCCAAAATTCAAGTTTGCGCGGGGTAGTGGTAGATAGTCAAACTAAAGATCCTTTACCCGGAGCGAACGTAATTTTAGTAGGTACCAGCATTGGATCCGCTACAGATATAGAAGGAAAATTTTTAATTAGAAATATTTCGAGCGGACAGTATAAACTTAAAGCTACTTATGTAGGATATGACGCAAAAGAAATGAGCGTTAATTTGGTTGCCGGCAAAACAATAGAAATAGAATTTGAATTAAAAGCCGTAAGCGTTGAAGGTGAAACAGTAGTAGTAACCGCCCAAGCAAGCGGACAAAAAGAAGCGATTAACCAGCAATTGTCATCAATACAAATAAAGAACGTTGTTTCGATGGCAAGAATACAGGAATTGCCCGACGCGAACGCAGCGGAATCAGTAGCAAGATTACCCGGAGTATCATTGATAAGAGAAGGCGGAGAAGGCTCCAAGGTTGTAATTAGAGGTTTATCTCCTCAATATAACCAGGTAACAATAGACGGAGTTGAATTGCCCGGAAATGTTGTTTCAAACGATCCAACTGAACAATCATCAATAGTTGGAGACAGAGCGACAAATTTGAGTATGATATCATCCAGTATGCTTGGGGGAATTGAAGTAATAAAAGCGATAACTCCAGATATGGATGCTGCTGTACTAGGTGGCGTTGTAAATTTTGGATTAAGAAAAGCAATCAAAGATGAAAGTGGAAATCCTACATTCGGATTAACAACACAAGGAAGTTATAACGGATTAAAAGAGACATATAATGATTATATGCTGGTTGGCTCCTATGAACAAAGATTTTTCGATCAGAGCTTCGGAGTATTTTTACAGGGATCCGCAGAGAAAAGAAATAGAAGCTCAAACAGCTTAGGTGCCGGATATATATTGGAAGATAAGACACATGGAGACGCGGGCATACCTAACATTAACTCTGTAAATTTAACAGATGTTTTTAGTGAGAAAGAACGTCAAGGTGCTACTTTGGTTTTAGATTTTGCACATGAAAACGGCGAAATAGGAATGATGAACTTTTTCAGCAGAAGTGATACAAAATCATTATTTAGAAGACAAGATTTATCTCTAATTTCGGATGATTTAAATTATTCAGCAACTGACTCAAGAAATGAATTAAATATAATTACAAACTTACTCAGCATAAAACAAGAAATACCCATATTCCACGTTGATTTAAAATTATCACATACTTATTCAGAGAGTAAAAATCCGCAGGACATGACTTTTTCGTTTTGGCAAGATAATGCGGGCTTATCTGGTCTTGGTAATTTAACAAAACTACATCCGCAAAAATTAGCTTCATTATCGGTTCCAAATTCAGCGAATACTGCTTTTAGCGGAATAAGTACTTCTGAAAATTTTACAACCGACAGAGCATTAGCCGCAGCTGTCGATTTTCAAACGGAATTTATAATCTCAGATTATTTAACTGCAAAAGTTAAATTCGGCGGAAGTTTACAACATAGAAATAGAACTTATGATTTTAATACTGCTAACGGTTCATTCTTATATTCAGGTAGTCAAGCAGGTTTAGATGCGATATTTGATAAATATCCCGATTTAATTTTAACAAGCGGACGAATTGGACTAGAAAACTTTATTGATGAATCGTATGATTACGGTAATTTTTTGGGTGGCGATTATGAAATAGCTTATCCTTTAGGTTTTGATCTAATGTATGATATTTTAGATATCGCAGCGAAGGTTCCTGGTTCAAAGGGTTATGAAGGTTACAAAGTAGATCTGCATGGTTCAAGATTATATGATTACCATGGAACTGAAAATAAAAGCGCCGCATATGTTATGGCAACTTTTAGTATAGGCGAAAATATTACTATTTTACCAGGTGTTCGTTACCAAAATCTTACTACAGATTATTTTGCATATAGAGGAAAAGTAGTTTCAGGCGGAATACAATATACTGATACTACTGTTACAAAACCCCATGGATATTTATTGCCGGCATTGCACATTAGGTATAAACCATTGCCATGGCTCCAATTACATTTTGCTTACACAAATACTCTTAACTATCCGGATTTTAATGCTATTATTCCAAGGTATAATATTGGTACTAGTGCTATTTCGTATAATAACTATAATCTAAAACCGGCAACATCTGAAAATTTTGATTTAGTATTATCGGTTTACAATAATGAAATTGGATTATTAACTTTTAATGGATTTAAGAAGAAAGTTGAAAATTTAATTTTTGCGTCAAATACTTATAAGACTGATCTTAGTGATTATCCTGATTTACCGCAAGAAGGCAATAGACTTTTTGCATTCAGCACATTTATAAATAATCCAATTCCAATTGATGTTTATGGAATTGAAACCGACTGGCAGACTCATTTCTGGTATTTACCAGAACCATTCTCAAATATAGTTTTCAATATCAACTATACTCATATTTTCTCTGAAGCAAGTTATCCTAAGAGTGAATTAATAAATGAATATAACGAGAATGGCGAACTTGTTTCTACAATTGTAGATACATTTTATACGACAAGAATGTTGAACCAGCCGAATGATATTATGAATATTTCAATTGGCTATGATTACAGAGGATTTTCAGGCAGAATTTCGATGTTGTATCAGGACAATATTTTCAAAAGTCCGGCTTTCTGGATGCAGGAAAGAGTAAATTCCGATAAATATACCAGATGGGATTTATCCTTAAAACAAGAATTGCCTTGGTACGGAATTCAATTATTTGTGAATTTAAACAATATTACAAGCGAAGAAGATGTTGATCTTAACTTAAAGAATAAATATCCAGTTTCCCGTGAAAGATATGGCATGACTGGTGATATAGGTTTGAGAATTAATTTATAAAATTAATTCAGGTTTAGAATAATTAAACTGATTATCTAACTAATCTATCTACAACCAAATAGGAGGCATAAATGAAAAAAATGCTTTTGTTTTCCTTTCTTCTAATTGCTGCAGTGATGTTAGCTGTTCCTGCGCAAGTTGCTGCACAAGATATCGTGGACGTAGCTGTACTTCCTCCCGGAAATATTAACACCGTTATTAATGGTGATACTTTAGCCGGTGGAGTAAGAGCTCATCCAGATCGTATCTACAGATTAAAAAGAGGTTCTATCTATCAAGTAACTGAACCTCTAAGAATTAATGGTAACCTTACAATTATTGCTACTGACGTTGACGGTGATCCTAACGCAGCAGCAAACAGACCTCCAGTTCTTGCTCCTGCAATTCTTGCAGATAACTCTTCAGTTGGCGGTTTCTTTGATTTTATTGGTGAAGGTGCCAAAATTGATTTAAGTGATCTTTATCTTCTAGCTATCAGAGCTGACCAAAACTGGTTAGGCTGGGGCGAAGGTATGGTTATCCGCGCTGATCATATTTCTTTGAAAATGCGTCGTGTAATCATGGAAGGTTGGTCAAACGTTGCTATTAATCCAAGTGGACAATGGCATAAAATTGACGTTCAAGACTGTTACTTCAGAAATAACCAACATACCGGTTCTTGGTTTGGCGGTCAAGTTATGAGAGGTCCTGGCGGTGTTGCTTCAGATACAATTATTTTCAAAAACAATACTTTCTTTGCTAACAGCTCTTATATTTTTGACGTAAGAGGTTTTGACAAATTATCTGTATTCGAACATAACACTTGCGTATTCGGAATTGTTAACCCATTCCTAATTCGTCAAGCTTCAAACCTTCATATGAAAAATAATGTGTTCTATTCAATGCATTCATTCGGTGGAAACCCGACACACGTTATTGACGGTTGGTTCTTAAATTATCCTGATACAGCTTCAAGTACAATTTGGAGAGTTAGAGGACGTGATTCAGTTAGTTATTGGTCACAATTATGGGGTTCAACAATTAGCGGTCCTGAAGCATTCGTAAATGATGCTGTTGGAGCAACTGCTGATTTATTCAACCCAGCAAACAGAGTTACAGACGCACAAAACAACGCTTATTATTTCCCACAAGCATTAAACGATTTTATTGATGCTTATAATGATACTACAACTATTGCTGATTCTATCGGAATCCCGGTAATGGGTGGAACATCGAAAAAAGATTTAGTAAGAAGAGTGATCAAAAAATCAGGTTGGATCAGCGAATATGCTCAATGGACACTTGATGAATTATTACCTTCAGTTGGTACTTCAGTAACTCATCAAAATAACGAATCAAATGATCCTGGTTTTGCATCTGATGTTGCAGATCATATCAGCGAAGTAAATAATTATATTCATGAGATCAGCACCGGAACAATCGATGAAGTTACCTGGCATTATTTACCAGCAAGTGGTAATTTATATCCACCAACATGGCCGGTTCCTGAAAACTTAGCATATACAAATGCAGCTATGCAAAGTGCAGGAACAGATGGTTTTGCTCTTGGTGATTTGAACTGGTTCCCATCTCAAAAAGCTGAATGGTTAACTGGAGTTGAAAAAGTTGGTAAAGAAATTCCAAATAATTTTGAATTAGTTCAAAATTATCCTAACCCATTCAACCCAACAACAAACATTGATTTCAAAATTGCAGCTACAAGCTCAGTTAAATTAGTTGTTTATAATATTCTTGGACAAAGAATTAAAACATTAGTTAACGATAAATTGCAAGCTGGTAATTATCAAATAGTTTGGAATGGTACAGATGAATTAGGTAACAAAGTTGCTAGTGGAAATTATTTATTAAGCTTAGAAACAGATAATTTTAGAGCAACAAAGAAAATGGCTCTCTTGAAATAATTTTTGTTTAATTGAGTTTATTTGACAGCCGGTTGTTAATTTGCCGGCTGTTTTTGTTTTATCTTGTGCGACAAATATCTATTAAGGAAAATAATGAAAAAGTATTTTTATCAGAGAGAAAAAATTAAATTAGTATTGATTCTCTTTTTTGTTTTTTATTACAATACCTTATTTGCACAAAAAAAAGAAATCGTTGCTTATTATCATGGCAATTATTCGGATAGACATATCGGACATGAAAAATCTCTACAATCATTTGATATGTTCAAATATGTTACCGTTTTAAATTATGCTTTTGCTGTTCCTTGGCCCGATAGCAATGGGGTTATTTTACCAAAATTAACAAATGAATTTTTTGCCTACCAAAAATCTTATCCCGGTGAAAACAGCGTAGATGGAATTGCCGATGTTGATTCTCAAGCATTAAAAGGTCAATTCAATCAGCTTAAAAAAATTAAAAAACTTAACCCGCACTTAAAAATTGTAATATCATTAGGCGGATGGGGAGGTTCAACTTATTTCTCGGATCTAGCGCTTACTCCAGAATCCCGAGAGATTTTTGTAAATGCATGTATCGATTTATTCATTAAAGGAAATTTACCGCAAAAAAATAATTCCGGCGGAACAAATTCGGCTTTTGGTGTTTTTGACGGGATAGATTTGGATTGGGAATTTCCCATAACCGGCGGACCTGAAGGAACTCACAGTAATCCAAACGATAGAGAAAACCAGACTGCATTATTTAAGTTGTTCAGAGAAAAATTGGATGAAATAAATCCGAATTTTCTCTTAACAGCCGCGGTAACCGGAAGATCAAATGAATTTTGGCTTTATAATTTTAACGAAGATCAAAATTATCTTAACTGGTTTAACTTAATGTCGTACGATCTTCATGGAATAGCTGATTCTTATTCTAGTCACCATACAAATTTGCTTAGTTCTGAAAATGATGTTGATCCTAAAAAAGAATCGTTAGACAGAATGGTTAGATATTTATTGGATTCTGTTAAAGTTATGCCTGAAAAAATTGTACCCGGCGCGGCTTATTACGGAAAAGGCTGGGAAGATATCGATTCTAACAATAACGGATTATATCAAAAAGGAAATTTTTTAAATAAATGGGGTTATATCGGCTTTAAAGATTATCGGGATTTTAAAGAAGTAAATGATCAAGGATTTATTAGCTATTGGGACGATAATACCTTGGCTCCGTATTTGTACAATCCCAAAGAAAAGATCTTTTGGTCATATGATGATCTTAGATCAATTTCATTGAAATCAAGATATGTTGACGCGTTTAATCTTCGCGGTTTAATGTTCTGGCAAATATTTGGAGATGATTCACTTGGTAATTTAACTAAAACTATTTTTTATAAAAATATGCCAGATGTTAAATTTAATGAAACCAACTCCAAAAAATCTGAGATAAGTATAAATTTCGATTCGCCGAAAAATTTGGATGAATTTAAAATTGGAAATAATATTATCTTAAAAGTAAAATACAAAGAGGTAATTGGAAAAATTAAGAAAGCGGAATTTTTTGTTGACGAAAGCTCAATTGGTTACAATACTTTTGAACCCTTTAATTGGGCTTGGTTCAATGCTTCTGAAGGAGAACATACAATCCAATGTATTGCTTACGATCAAAATGGGCATACCATAAATTCGGAAAAAATTAAAATATTAGTTAAGCGGTAAAGTGACCAACTAATAAGAATTGAATTATAAAATGAAATGTGAAAAAATGAAATATAAAATATTTTGTTTGATTTTGCTTAACGCATTTAGTCTGAATATATTATTTGCGCAGCAGAATATTGACCTCAATTGTTTGACAATTATTGTAGGTAAAAATGCTTCTTCTGACGGATCAGTTATCGTTGCTCACAATGAAGATGATTGGGGAAAGCAAATTGTTAATCTTTATAAGTCGCCTCAAAGAATTCATAATGAAGATGAAATAATTACTTTAGATAATGGCGGAAAAATTAATCAAATAAAAAATACCAACGGATTCATTTGGATTGAACTTCCCGGTATGAGTGTTTCAGATACGTACCTAAATGATAAAGGTGTTCTCATTACATCCGACGGTTGTCCATCACGCGAAGATAAACCGGATTCGACCGATGGCGGAATTTTATATTGGATTAGAAGAATTATTGCAGAACGGGCGGAAAGCGCAAAACAAGGCGTTAAATTAGCGGGAAAATTAATTGAACATTATGGATATGCTTCTCCGGGCAGATCATACACAATTGCCGATAAAAATGAAGCTTGGGTATTAGCAGTTGTGCACGGCAAATATTGGGTCGCACAACGAGTGCCGGATAATCAAATCTCGGTTATTCCTAATTATTACACAATTAGAGAAATTAATTTGGCAGATACTAATAATTTTTTGGGCTCAAGCGACATAATTTCATACGCGGAAAAGAGAGGATGGTATAATTCTGAGAACAATGAAAAATTTGATTTTGCCGAAGTTTATACTTCAAAAAATTCAATAAATCATCCAGGTAATATTAATAGAATATGGCGCGGAATTAATTTACTCTCGGAAAATGAATTTAACATAAAAGATAAATTTCCATTTTCGTTTAAACCTTTTAAGAAAGTTGAAGTCACTGATCTAATGAACATTCTTAGAGATCATTATGAAAATAGTGAATTGGATGAATCAAAGTTTTATAAATTCGGTAATCCTCATTATAAAAATTACGCTACAATTTGCAGTGAAGCTACGCAGTATAGTTTTGTCGCTCAGCTTAGAAATAATCTGCCCGTTGAAATTGGCTCAATACTGTGGTTCACATATTATAGACCTTGTTTAAATTTATTTACTCCAATTTATTTGGGAATAAATGATTTCCCAAATGACTTTAATTATACAGATGAACAGCAGGCAATTAAATTTCATTTGCATCCGAAAGAAGAAATATTTGATTCTAATTCGGCGCTTAAATATTGGGATTTTGTAAAGCTTACAAATTATGTTGACAAAGATTTCCTGACTTTTTATCCTAGCGTAAAATCCCAAAAAGATATTTTACAGAATGATTTAATCATTGAAACAAAAAGATTTGAAAATAGAGTAATGGAAATTTATTTAAAGGATCGCGAATCGGCTTTGGATATGGTCAGCGGCTTTTCAAAAGATAAATTAATTCAAATTCATAACACTTCTAAAGAATTTTTAAATTCAATCAAAATAAGAAAATGATATTATAAAACATTTTTAGGAAAATAAAATGGATGGCAAAATAACAAGAAGAAATTTCATTAAAAATACTGCTGCTATTTCAAGCATATCTATGCTGGGATTTTCATCAGTCGATAAATTATTTGCGTCGGATAATTTTATTTCGCAGCGTCCGGCTAAAGATAATAGAAAATTTACAAGCGAAGCCGTAGATAATGCAATAAAGGAAATTAAAAATAAAATTGCGGATGATGAATTAGCCTGGATGTTTGAAAATTGTTTCCCTAATACGTTGGACACGACTGTTCAGTATGAAGAAATTAACGGGAAACCGGATACTTTTGTTATAACCGGCGACATTCACGCAATGTGGTTAAGGGATTCTTCCGCTCAGGTTTGGCCTTATCTTAATTTAATTAATGAAGACCCAAAATTAAAAAAACTTATTGCTGGTGTTATTAACCGCCAGTCAAAATGCATATTGATTGACCCTTACGCAAACGCGTTTAATTACAGCAATGAAGGGAGTTACTGGCAATCGGATTTAACCGACATGAAACTGGAACTTCATGAACGTAAATGGGAAATAGATTCTTTATGCTATCCAATTCGTCTGGCTTATGGATATTGGAGAGAAACAAAGGATACTTCCGTATTTGATGAAAACTGGTTAAAGGCAATGAATTTAGTAGTTAAGACCTTTATTGAACAGCAAAGAAAAGATAATTTGGGTCCTTATAAATTTCAAAGAGTTTCCGCCGTATCAACAGATACTGTTCCATTGAGCGGTTACGGAAATCCAGCTAAACCAAACGGAATGATAAATTCAAGTTTTAGACCATCAGACGATTCATGTATTTTTAATTATTTAGTTCCTTCAAATCTTTTTGCTCTTCAATCCTTAAAACAATTGAAGGAAATTTTAATTAAAGTTGTAAATGACGCGCAGTTAACGGAAGAGTGCAGTAAACTTATCAATGAGTTAGAGGAAAGTATCCATAAATACGCAATAAGTGAACATTTAAAATACGGCAAAGTTTATGCTTTTGAAGTAGATGGATTCGGCAATATGTTATTTATGGATGACGCTAATGTGCCTAGTTTGCTTGCGCTTCCTTATATCGGCGGTGTTGATCAAAATGATGAAGTTTATCAAAATACCCGTAATTTTATTTTTAGCGAAGATAATCCTTATTTCTTCAAAGGTAAATATGGCGAAGGAATCGGCGGACCTCACGTTGGATTAAATATGATTTGGCCATTGGCAATTACAATGAGAGCGTTGACTTCTAATGACGATGAAGAAATTAAAACTTGCCTTTCAACATTAAAGAAAACCCATGCAGGAACCGGATTTATGCATGAAACATTTCACAAAGACGATCCATCGAATTTTACGCGTAAATGGTTTGCCTGGGCTAATACTTTATTCGGAGAATTAATTTTTAATCTGTATAAAACTAAACCTCATCTATTGAAAAATACTTATTGATAAAATTTTTAAATCTAGTGTTACATAAAAATTAAATTGGAAATCTAAATGCGTAAAGTAATTTTTCTCGTGATTATATTTTTACTTAGTTCTTCAATCTCATTCACACAGGTTGATTACACAAAATTTGTAAATCCTTTTATTGGTACAGCCGAACATGGTCATACTTATCCCGGTGCGGCGTTGCCGTTTGGAATGATGCAGTTAAGTCCGGATACCGGAACCGAAGGCTGGGATTGGTGTTCCGGCTATCACTCAAGCGATAATTCCATAATGGGATTTAGTCATACTCATTTAAGCGGAACAGGTGTTGGTGATTATGGCGATATTTTATTTATGCCTTATACCGGAGCAACTAAATTTCTCCCAGGTTCAAAAGAAAATCCAGATGAAGGGTACAGATCAAAATTTAGTCACGAAAATGAAAAAGCTTCACCGGGTTAT
The sequence above is drawn from the Ignavibacteriota bacterium genome and encodes:
- a CDS encoding glycoside hydrolase family 125 protein, yielding MDGKITRRNFIKNTAAISSISMLGFSSVDKLFASDNFISQRPAKDNRKFTSEAVDNAIKEIKNKIADDELAWMFENCFPNTLDTTVQYEEINGKPDTFVITGDIHAMWLRDSSAQVWPYLNLINEDPKLKKLIAGVINRQSKCILIDPYANAFNYSNEGSYWQSDLTDMKLELHERKWEIDSLCYPIRLAYGYWRETKDTSVFDENWLKAMNLVVKTFIEQQRKDNLGPYKFQRVSAVSTDTVPLSGYGNPAKPNGMINSSFRPSDDSCIFNYLVPSNLFALQSLKQLKEILIKVVNDAQLTEECSKLINELEESIHKYAISEHLKYGKVYAFEVDGFGNMLFMDDANVPSLLALPYIGGVDQNDEVYQNTRNFIFSEDNPYFFKGKYGEGIGGPHVGLNMIWPLAITMRALTSNDDEEIKTCLSTLKKTHAGTGFMHETFHKDDPSNFTRKWFAWANTLFGELIFNLYKTKPHLLKNTY